In the Deltaproteobacteria bacterium genome, AACTCTCCTTGATCCTGGTATGGATGGAGAATACTGTAAATTAAACTGAAAGTCAACAGGAAAAAATGAGCGGCTGTCTGTATCTGTAAAGGAGGGATACACCGCAAATGGATGGAAGGAAGATATTATGACACCGCAAAGGGTAATGGCGTCTGCAGGAGGCTATCGACCGTCGACTGAATCCAAAATGTCGCCCCTGGAAAGGGCGCTGACAACCGCTTCTCTTATCCGTTCGTATGTTGCATCGGGCCTTTTCTCATCTGCTATAGAACCGCTTATGCTGTCAACAGTCGATAAATAGCCGTCCGCATTGCGGTCAACAAGAATAAAAAACGGCTTCTGAACATCGTCTTTATACCCCATGACCTTCATGGACCTGCCGTAGTCTTTTCCTTCCTTGATGATTATGATCATTCGGCCCCAAGAGACAGGGACCTCGACCTGGTAGGTGCAGATACCGTCCGGGCAGATCGGCACCCCGTTCTCGTCCATATCCTTTATATGGGTAAACGGTCTGATGATGCCGCAAAGATTTCTGCGACTGTTGAATATGATGACGGGGTCTCCGGGCCTGCAGAGATTGAATAGCTTTTCCATGGCCGGATTGTCCAATGCGATGCAGCCCTCGGTCCAGTCGGTCTCTTTGTTCTTGCCGAAATATCTGAAAACCCCTCCGCCATGGATCCCGATGCCGCAGCCCAGGCCGGTACCGCAGGGTGTATGGCCTGACTTCCGAATGTCTTGATATATTTTTTTATATTCCTTGAGAGATATCACACCTTGGGCCAAACCCCTGGCCGCGTCGGCAAGATTGGGGTAAGAGATGCCCAGGAACCGGTGGAATTCGCTTTTGTATTTCTTATAAGTGATGACATAAAGGCCTTCAGGGGTCGCGCCGTCAAATGACTTGTATTTGTCTGAATCAGGGTCTATGCCGAATGCGGCCGGAAATTCGGCGGCCTGTTCCCCATCCGCAACCACGACCAATTTCTTCCTGGCCTTGTCTATAATTATGATTCGTCCGGTGTTGAGTGGCGGGGTTTCCGATCGGGCATTTACGGTTGAAAAAATCAGAACCAGAAATATTATGAATTGATTTTTCAACGCAAAATTTGATAACATAAGCGTGTCGAACCATATACCCGGAAAGGAGGATAGAAGATGTTGATGCAAAGAATGAACAGGATGTTTTCCAAAACGATTGCCTTTGGCGGTCTCTTATGCCTCTTGGGCTTTGGGGGCTGTGCCACCCTCACCAAAGAAGACAGGGCCTTTTTGGAGGGGACCAAGCAATCGGCCGAAGAGGCCAGGGCTGCGGCCGCCAAAGCCGAGGCCGCCGCGGCCAGGGCCGAGGCCGTCAACAAAAAACTTGAAGACATGGTCGCACGCCTCGAAAAGGCCGCTTTCAGTGCTGAGCAGACTGCAAACAGGGCCGACATGGCCGCCACCAAGGCGATGGATGCCGCAGAGCGTGCAGAGGCCGTAGCCAAAAAGACAGAACGCATCTTCGAAAAATCCCTTAAGAAGTAGCCGCCCTGGTTAAGGTTTTTTGGGGCGCGCAACAGCCGCAGGCACCCCGGTTTTGTCCTTCAACGCCCTGTCCAGGGTCTCGACATCGACGTCAAGGGGGCCTACGGCTGTTTCCCAGCGAGAGAGTTCGCCCATCGCCTTTGAACGCAGATCGTCGATCCGGTTATCAAAATCGTCAAATACCTGTATCCAGCACTTCCCACCTCCCCATCCCACATTGATCGGTTCATAGACGACATGGACGATCGTCCCCACGGATATGAGCGGATAGAGTATGCTTACGTCTTCAGGGTACATGCGGATACAGCCGTGGCTTACTCTCCGCCCGATTCCCCATGGCTGATTTGTACCATGTATTGCATATTGCCTTTGGGAAAGACGAAAAACATAGTCGCCCAGCGGGTTCTCCGGCCCCGGCGGCACCTCGGCCGGGAGATCCGGTTCCATTTCCTTGATTGACTCCGGCACCACCCAGGTTGGGTTAGCGGTCTTGCTTTGTACTGTATAGACACCCAATTCGGTGAGAAAGCCTTCTGTGCCGATGCCAATGGGGGCAGTGAGAAAGTATTGGTTGCCGCCGTCCGAAAAGAAGTAGTAAAGGCGCATCTCCGCCAGATTTACAACGATACCCGAGCTTATACGCTCTCGAGGGAGTATAACGGCCGACGGGACAAGCACAAGACCCTCCTTGGGCGGCACCCAGGGATCAACCCCCGGGTTCGCAGCAATGATCTGATTGTATCCAAGGTCAAAGTCACGTGCGATATCCAGGAGCGTGTCCTTTTCATTCGCTTTTACCCAGCGCGCGGCGCCATATAAGGTCCTGTCAGGGGACAGTACGAAGGCTCTCAAGGCCCATGCGGAATGGGCACAGAACAATACCCAAATAATGGCTGCCGCTCCGAAAATAAAAGGCCTTGTTCGCCACATCACCATTTTCAAAAACGCTTCCCTCCTTGGATCCAAATAATGACCTCAGCTCGCGATTACCTGATTCATCTTTATCGTTAATGCCTCCAAAAGTCAATAACCGGGATCGTCGACCGCTGACCCTCCCCGACTGTCCACACAATACGCAACAAGGTCGAGGAAACAGGGCCAGGGAGTGCTCGATGAACACCCCTGATTTTCATGGAGGGATTGCCGGAGTCAGGGATTGCCCGAACAGACCTTGCCCAGATGGGCCAATATGGGCTGGTGAAGGTTCACACCGAAGAAATTGCAGTACGGCGTGCATTTGGAGAGGAGCATGAAGGTGATCTTGTCTCTTACCGCCCCCTTTTCCTCTTCCAGGGCGTCGAAGTTGCCCCCGCCCTTGGAGATGACCATGTCGGCCCGGTGGATCAATTCCGTCACCTCTTGAGAACATCTGCAAAGGACCGTCCCCGGGCACGGCCCGTCAATTCCATTTTCCACGATGGTTGAGATCTCGTGGATTCCCACCGACCGCGCCTCATCCATGGTGGCATCATTGAGCGCGGGCACGCTCCTCACGATAAAGACGATATCCATATCCCGCAGCCCCCTGATGGTTTCCATGAGGAGTCTGTCAAAGACAATCTCACCGGCATTGTCTCCCAGATAGACCAGAAAACGACACTTGTCCAGCCGCCTTCGGAATTTCTGATACTCTATATCGGAGACAGGCTCTCTCAGCCTCTCGGCAATAGAGTTTTCAATGTCGGTGGGCCGGTTTCCCATCATAAGATCGATGGTATTTCCCAGAATGGCCAGTTTTACGGCCGTATGAAGCGGATCAGAGGCCGCTTTCAGCATGCTTTTCAGAAACGGGACGATCCCCATGATCCGCCTGTTCTGAAGGGTCTTGACCTCTTGAAAGGGATCCCTTCTCCCGGTCGCATCCATCATCACATGCATGACCCTCTCAAGGACTTCAGGGCTGGTGATATCCCACGACCGGCCCCTCAACCACGGGATGTCCAAGATATTGCCATACAGTTCTTTTTCTGCGTCACCCTGGAGTCCCAGTTCCCTCATGGCGGTGATGGACATGGTCAAGATACAGGGAATGCATTCCGGTTGAATCCGCATCTTCTCTCTCTTTTGCCTCTTTTATTTTACATCCACCTGCACGCTGTCATAGGTCAACCGGTCAAAATCGATTGAACCGTTCACCGCCATGTCAATCCCGAAATAGAACACATAGGTCCCGGGGATGCTTTGCGGCAGGCTCAATATGGCCGTTCCCGGGATGCTGAATAATGGACCCTGGTAGGTGACGGAAAGGCCGGGGACCCAGGTCCAGGCCCCCCCCGTGACATCATAATGGAACCAGCCGAAGGGGCTTGAGGCGGCCACCCACCAGTCTGCAGGGTCACCTCCATGTATTCCGGGATCAAGGGCCACCCTTACGGAAAGGGCCTGGGACGAGGAAAGGGTTAGGGGCCCATCCGAGCCGTTTGCCTTGATGTCGGGAACCGGGTCCTGAGTCGGCTGACCCCCATGTTCATAGGCCCCCCGATCCACGCCCGGACCCCCGGGCCGCGGATTGTTTTCCAGGTCATGGTCAGGCACGAGACCGCCCAAACTTCCCACTGCCAGGCCGCTGTCCATGGCCGGGCTGCCCACTTGAAGGTGCCCATCGAAGGCATCCAGGTTTGAATTGACAAAGAGTGGGTTCTGTTCCAGGTCATGGGCCGAAAGCCCCACATTCCCCATCTTGGCGTTAAAAACCACATTGTAATCCGTATTGACCGAGCCGAAAACGGCCGGCTCGAACCAGATGTAACAGGCATTGTCCGAAGGATCATGGAATTCAGGGTAGCCCATGAAGATGTTGTTCTGCAAAATAATGGTTTCGGAGCCGTCACAGTCCCCGCTGTCGCATTCAATGAGGCACAGGCAATCCCCCTGGCCGACAATGGTGGAATTGACCACCGAGACCTGGCTGCCTCTCCTCGCGTTGAGGGCCAGTGCGCTCCCTCCGGCGCGACAGTTGTCTACGTGATAGGTGAAGGGCTTTCCCTCAAAAAAGCCACAGCTGCTTGCCATGAGGGTGTTTTCGATGCGGGTCGGCCCATTGACCTTGATCTGATCTCCTGCATTTCCATAGGACCGGGTTCTCCTGATCTGGATGTTGGAAGGAGGGAGCCGCACGTACAGCATGTCCAGGCCGTCCGATGTGTTGTACCGAAAGATCGCGTCTTCAAAGACCCAGTTCCCGCCCGTGGCGCCCAGACCCACGCCGTCGCCGTAGCCGCCGGCCGTCTGTCCCCAGCAGCCGTTTGGCTCCCCTTGCGGGTAGGTCTCTCCACATCCGTTCCATTCAACCGTGAGACTGCGAAAGATCAAATTCCCGGCGCTGGTGCTCTCCCCCACATCTCCGTCCCATCCGACCCCGCCATTGGCCGCGATCCTCACGTTCTCCACGGTCCAGTCCGAGATGCGCCCGGCATGCACCCCGGCCCATGCCAGGCCGTGGATATTGAGGTGGGACAGGACCACCTGTGAAGAATCTGCCGCGTATATCCCAACAGGCGCCCAATCGCCGAAAGGATCGGTATCCCTCTCACACCTCATGGCCGGATCCGGATGGCCTTCCACGCAGCCGGAATGGTCCGTGATTTCAAGACACCCGATAACTGCGTGGGACGTACCATCCAGGCTCAGGATCTGCCATGGCCTCTCCGCCCCCCACAACTCCGGGGGGTTGGTGCATCCCTGTTCCCAGCCGACCCCCAGGATGCGCGTCGGGTGTGACGTGTCCTGCCCTGAAGGGAGCGGGGGCAGGTGGCATTCATAGGCCCCCGATGCATCACACCATCCTGTATTGGGGGCGCCGAAACCCATCCGATAGCTCCCCGAATGGATCAGGACCGTATCCCCCCCCTGGATCTTCCAGTTGCCGGATGCATCCAGCGCCCAGAAAGGGTGGGACCAGGCACAGGCCTGGTTCTCGCCCGATCCCGGGTAGGGGGCATCGGACAGTCCCGTACACTGGCCCGCCGTACCCCCGTCAGTCCGCACATAATAGGTCTCGGCCGGGCACCAGGACGCCCACATCAGGATATTGACGAATAGAAGTCCCCAAAAAAGAGCAGACCTCATTTGATTGTTTTTCATCCCTACTCCCTCCTTTCTGGAACATCATCCTGAACAAAATGTCTGAAACGCCTACCAACGCCCTGTGTCTCCCAGCCCGACCAGGCGTATGAGAACCATAACATTGGTGTCGCCGTCCTCTTTTGCAGCACCCAATTTCAGGCCCCAGCACTGACTCTGGTATCCTATCCACCCGGCACTCGAGATGGTCTGCCCCGCCTCCATATCCCTTTGAAAGGAGCCTCCCACGGAAAACCCATGGAAAAGGTTCACGTCGGCACGGAAGTTGATGTTTGTCTGGCCGTCTTGAGCATCTTTAAAATACTGATAGTTCACCTCGTAGGTATCCGTTCTCCCCCCGGCCCGGCTGAAAGAGAGACTCCCTGAGAGGGTGGAACGGGAAAACGTATTGTCGTAGTGATCCCACCCTGCGCTCCCCCGCAGGTCCAGAGACGAGAAAGGTCTCACGATCAGTTCTGCCAAAAGGGGGGTGAAAGGTCTACCTTCATCGCCCTGGCGCGCGGTATCAATATCATAGCCCTGGTACAGTTTAAAGGTACCCCATTGACTGTAAGTGACTCTTCCCTTCTTGTCTTTAAAACGGGCATCCAGGAAATTTTCGAGGGCAAAGGCGATACGGTTTCTGCTCTTATCCTCATCGTCC is a window encoding:
- a CDS encoding L,D-transpeptidase: MVADGEQAAEFPAAFGIDPDSDKYKSFDGATPEGLYVITYKKYKSEFHRFLGISYPNLADAARGLAQGVISLKEYKKIYQDIRKSGHTPCGTGLGCGIGIHGGGVFRYFGKNKETDWTEGCIALDNPAMEKLFNLCRPGDPVIIFNSRRNLCGIIRPFTHIKDMDENGVPICPDGICTYQVEVPVSWGRMIIIIKEGKDYGRSMKVMGYKDDVQKPFFILVDRNADGYLSTVDSISGSIADEKRPDATYERIREAVVSALSRGDILDSVDGR
- a CDS encoding L,D-transpeptidase family protein, with protein sequence MSPDRTLYGAARWVKANEKDTLLDIARDFDLGYNQIIAANPGVDPWVPPKEGLVLVPSAVILPRERISSGIVVNLAEMRLYYFFSDGGNQYFLTAPIGIGTEGFLTELGVYTVQSKTANPTWVVPESIKEMEPDLPAEVPPGPENPLGDYVFRLSQRQYAIHGTNQPWGIGRRVSHGCIRMYPEDVSILYPLISVGTIVHVVYEPINVGWGGGKCWIQVFDDFDNRIDDLRSKAMGELSRWETAVGPLDVDVETLDRALKDKTGVPAAVARPKKP
- a CDS encoding ARMT1-like domain-containing protein, translated to MRIQPECIPCILTMSITAMRELGLQGDAEKELYGNILDIPWLRGRSWDITSPEVLERVMHVMMDATGRRDPFQEVKTLQNRRIMGIVPFLKSMLKAASDPLHTAVKLAILGNTIDLMMGNRPTDIENSIAERLREPVSDIEYQKFRRRLDKCRFLVYLGDNAGEIVFDRLLMETIRGLRDMDIVFIVRSVPALNDATMDEARSVGIHEISTIVENGIDGPCPGTVLCRCSQEVTELIHRADMVISKGGGNFDALEEEKGAVRDKITFMLLSKCTPYCNFFGVNLHQPILAHLGKVCSGNP